The following proteins are co-located in the Pochonia chlamydosporia 170 chromosome 6, whole genome shotgun sequence genome:
- a CDS encoding methyltransferase-related protein (similar to Cordyceps militaris CM01 XP_006669551.1) → MFAVPGWSVSATALKSETGSPATGASGTKSRKRKRATGANAESQSVTAANVADLYETVVEGKPKSTSSDIGKKDNSAKRAKKENTASKPVQDGKPKLDKSSKKDKSKNKNKDHGKPTNEPQPSNSSPKAAKANTTTSASLAQTSLPPAPSKLTPLQASMREKLISARFRHLNETLYTRPSEESFMLFQDSPEMFTEYHEGFRRQVKVWPENPVDSFLSDIRSRARAKPPPKGRPGPPPSQRHKLALPRTTGTCTIADLGCGDARLAESLQQDKAKLRLDIKSYDLQSPSALVTKADIANLPLEDGSVNVAIFCLALMGTNWIDFVEEAYRILHWKGELWIAEIKSRFGPIRKNNIVEHSVGNRKKNVALGKKAKAARDAEADAVHGQDLAVEVDGLEDRRRETDVTAFIEALKKRGFVLQGERADAVDLGNRMFVKMHFIKGASPTKGKGVKADDAAKMAAGKRKKGFAPKWDEDEGAEKEEDEASILKPCVYKIR, encoded by the coding sequence ATGTTCGCCGTCCCAGGCTGGTCCGTATCCGCGACGGCCCTCAAATCCGAAACAGGATCACCAGCAACTGGCGCATCAGGCACAAAGTCCAGAAAACGCAAGAGAGCCACCGGCGCCAACGCGGAATCGCAAAGCGTCACCGCCGCAAATGTAGCAGATCTATACGAGACGGTCGTAGAAGGAAAGCCGAAGAGCACATCCAGCGATATAGGCAAGAAGGACAACTCCGCGAAGCgggcaaagaaggaaaacACGGCCAGCAAGCCCGTCCAGGATGGGAAACCAAAGCTCGATaagagcagcaagaaggacaagagcaagaacaagaacaaggaccaCGGCAAACCTACCAACGAGCCTCAACCATCCAACTCTTCACccaaggcagccaaagcaaacaccacgaCTTCCGCATCCCTCGCGCAAACATCCCTCCCGCCTGCACCGTCAAAACTCACCCCCCTCCAAGCATCCATGCGGGAAAAGCTCATATCCGCACGCTTCCGACACCTCAACGAGACGCTGTACACGCGCCCCTCCGAAGAATCCTTCATGCTCTTCCAGGACTCCCCCGAGATGTTCACCGAGTACCACGAGGGCTTCCGGCGGCAAGTCAAAGTGTGGCCCGAAAACCCCGTCGACAGCTTCCTCAGCGACATTCGCAGCCGTGCGCGCGCGAAACCACCACCCAAAGGCCGCCCGGGACCTCCCCCCTCTCAAAGACACAAACTCGCCCTCCCTCGCACCACGGGCACCTGCACCATCGCCGACTTAGGCTGCGGAGACGCCCGGCTCGCAGAGTCCCTGCAGCAAGACAAGGCGAAGCTACGCCTCGACATCAAGAGCTACGACCTCCAATCTCCCAGCGCGCTCGTCACAAAAGCAGACATCGCGAACCTCCCTCTTGAAGATGGCTCCGTCAACGTAGCCATTTTCTGCCTCGCCCTCATGGGCACCAACTGGATCGACTTCGTGGAAGAGGCATACCGCATCCTCCACTGGAAAGGCGAGCTCTGGATCGCAGAAATCAAGTCCCGCTTCGGACCGATCCGGAAGAACAACATTGTCGAACACTCCGTCGGGAACCGCAAGAAGAACGTCGCGCTAgggaagaaggccaaggcggcCAGGGACGCAGAGGCAGATGCCGTCCACGGACAGGATCTAGCCGTTGAGGTGGATGGGCTGGAGGACAGACGCCGCGAGACGGATGTCACGGCGTTTattgaggcgttgaagaagaggggTTTCGTGCTGCAGGGTGAGAGGGCCGATGCGGTGGACCTGGGGAATAGGATGTTTGTCAAGATGCATTTCATTAAGGGGGCGTCGCCTACAAAGGGGAAGGGGGTTAAAGCGGACGATGcggccaagatggcggcggggaagaggaagaagggctTTGCGCCAAagtgggatgaggatgagggtgCTGAaaaggaagaggatgaggcgtCTATCTTGAAGCCTTGCGTATATAAGATTCGATAA
- a CDS encoding DNA damage-inducible v-SNARE binding protein Ddi1 (similar to Cordyceps militaris CM01 XP_006669550.1) produces the protein MTLETLRESVHADTNIPASSLHIYHNGRLLTEETKTIEQLEIPDGGMLAVHVRHLRGNTGANEPAAQTQPPPQPPRPQAGGDNDPELIRLQILGNPALREQLQRQHPELAAAVDDPARFAQIFQNSQDMERRQREERQREIERLNQDPFNIENQRKIEDMIRQERVMENLQSAMEHNPEVFGRVHLLYIDVEVNGHKVKALVDSGAQATIMSPAYAEACGIMRLIDTRFAGVARGVGTAKILGRVHSAQIKVGNLFLPCSFTVMEGKTTHLLLGLDMLKRYQATIDLARDRLIIQGEEVPFLGEADIPKDEEPSEQEATIPGPSGTTIGQETGAVLPPQQSSTTASSTPAQPALPPRHAPPASAPAPAATPSTAAPNVTPAHVESLISMGATREQAIQALQAAEDNVDVAASLIFF, from the exons ATGACCCTCGAGACGCTCCGCGAAAGTGTTCACGCTGACACCAACATTCCCGCATCCTCCCTCCACATCTACCATAATGGTCGCCTACTCACGGAAGAAACCAAAACTATCGAACAATTAGAGATCCCCGACGGCGGCATGTTAGCCGTCCATGTCAGACACCTCAGAGGCAATACTGGCGCTAATGAACCCGCGGCTCAGACACAACCGCCCCCGCAGCCACCACGGCCACAGGCTGGTGGTGACAATGATCCCGAGTTGATTCGACTACAAATACTGGGAAATCCAGCTCTGAGGGAACAGCTGCAAAGGCAACATCCAGAGCTTGCGGCTGCCGTAGACGACCCCGCTCGCTTCGCCCAAATCTTCCAGAACAGCCAAGATATGGAAAGACGACAGAGGGAGGAGAGGCAACGAGAGATTGAGAGACTGAACCAAGATCCTTTCAATATCGAAAACCAAAGAAAGATTGAAGACATGATTCGCCAAGAGCGTGTAATGGAGAACCTGCAGAGCGCTATGGAACACAATCCTGAGG TTTTCGGCCGTGTTCACTTGTTATacattgatgttgaagtcaaTGGCCACAAGGTCAAGGCCTTGGTAGACTCCGGAgctcaagccaccatcaTGTCGCCAGCGTACGCCGAAGCATGCGGCATCATGCGACTTATCGACACTAGGTTTGCCGGCGTAGCTCGTGGTGTTGGCACGGCCAAGATTCTAGGACGTGTTCACTCGGCGCAGATTAAAGTTGGCAACTTGTTTCTCCCATGCAGCTTTACTGTCATGGAGGGCAAGACAACACACCTCCTCCTCGggttggacatgttgaagcGATATCAGGCCACCATCGACTTGGCTAGAGACAGGCTCATCATTCAGGGAGAAGAGGTCCCATTCTTGGGAGAAGCCGACATTCCCAAGGATGAAGAGCCCTCAGAGCAGGAGGCCACTATTCCTGGTCCCTCTGGAACCACTATCGGCCAAGAAACTGGTGCTGTTTTACCGCCACAGCAATCATCGActacagcttcatcaaccccAGCCCAACCGGCATTACCCCCAAGACATGCACCGCCAGCCTCGGCGCCAGCACCAGCGGCAACACCGTCCACGGCAGCGCCAAATGTCACTCCAGCGCACGTAGAAAGTCTCATATCCATGGGAGCCACACGAGAACAGGCGATCCAAGCACTGCAAGCAGCAGAGGATAACGTCGACGTAGCAGCAAGTCTGATTTTCTTCTAG